The proteins below come from a single Marinobacter bohaiensis genomic window:
- the brnQ gene encoding branched-chain amino acid transport system II carrier protein, whose translation MKPVNNSDVLYVGLMTFALFLGAGNLIFPPELGQQAGHQLGWAMAGFLLTGVGLPLLGVVAAARMGGGLSRITQDLPPLLATLIGLVLYLSIGPLFAAPRTGLVAYEFSVMPLLGESAGDASQLIYTLGFFGLSLLAAMFPGRIVDSVGKLITPLLVLVLLLIGGGTLLFPQGEMSGAVSQMEQGAFGSGFLAGYQTLDALASLAFGIVIITALKGRGVHDEKALTGATIKAGIIAAAGLSMVYMALGFLGATSHGIASGTDNGAQMISLYITGIFGDWGQWLLAATMTLACLSTSIGLVTACSEYFHEQFPRVSYRVFAVAMTLACVLVANVGLEQLIALTIPALLVIYPVCIGLIVLCLIRPSLANPRRTFAMMLTPMFIVGLIDGLSGTGLVLFARAADAISVLPFSESGMGWLVPGLAALVLSEASVRIRQNSAAA comes from the coding sequence GTGAAACCTGTCAATAATTCCGACGTACTCTACGTTGGGCTGATGACGTTTGCCCTGTTTTTGGGCGCCGGCAACCTGATCTTTCCACCCGAACTGGGGCAGCAGGCCGGCCACCAGCTGGGCTGGGCCATGGCCGGCTTCCTGCTCACCGGTGTGGGCCTGCCCCTACTGGGCGTGGTGGCGGCCGCGCGCATGGGCGGTGGGCTGTCCCGGATCACCCAGGACCTGCCGCCGCTGTTGGCCACGCTGATCGGTCTGGTGCTTTACCTGTCCATAGGGCCGCTGTTCGCGGCGCCGCGTACCGGGCTGGTGGCCTATGAGTTCAGTGTGATGCCGTTGCTGGGCGAGTCGGCCGGCGATGCCAGCCAGTTGATCTACACCCTTGGGTTCTTCGGGTTGAGTCTGCTGGCGGCGATGTTTCCCGGGCGTATCGTCGATTCGGTGGGCAAGTTGATCACGCCCCTGTTGGTGTTGGTCCTGCTGCTGATTGGCGGCGGCACGCTGCTTTTCCCCCAGGGCGAGATGTCCGGGGCGGTCAGCCAAATGGAGCAGGGCGCTTTTGGCAGCGGCTTCCTGGCCGGTTACCAGACCCTGGATGCGCTGGCCTCCCTGGCCTTCGGTATCGTGATCATCACGGCCCTTAAAGGGCGTGGCGTCCATGACGAAAAGGCATTGACCGGAGCCACCATCAAGGCCGGAATCATCGCTGCGGCGGGTTTGTCGATGGTCTACATGGCCCTGGGTTTCCTGGGGGCGACCAGCCACGGCATCGCCTCCGGCACCGACAACGGGGCCCAGATGATCAGCCTCTACATCACCGGTATCTTCGGCGACTGGGGCCAGTGGCTGTTGGCCGCCACCATGACGCTGGCGTGCCTGAGCACCAGCATCGGCCTGGTGACGGCTTGCTCCGAGTACTTCCACGAGCAGTTTCCGCGGGTGTCCTACCGGGTGTTTGCCGTGGCCATGACGCTGGCGTGCGTGCTCGTCGCCAACGTGGGCCTGGAGCAACTGATCGCGCTGACGATCCCGGCGCTGCTGGTGATCTACCCGGTGTGCATCGGCCTGATTGTGTTGTGCCTGATCCGGCCGAGCCTCGCCAACCCGAGACGTACCTTTGCCATGATGTTGACGCCGATGTTCATCGTTGGCCTGATCGATGGTCTGTCCGGTACCGGGCTGGTGCTGTTTGCCAGGGCGGCTGACGCCATCAGCGTCCTGCCGTTCAGCGAATCGGGCATGGGGTGGCTGGTGCCGGGCCTTGCAGCTCTGGTGTTGTCTGAAGCGTCCGTCCGGATCCGGCAGAATTCGGCGGCGGCCTGA
- a CDS encoding creatininase family protein yields the protein MGAQPLYWQNLTTVELADKADREAVAILPVAAVEQHGPHLPLSTDLSIGEGILHASLPLLQDVPALVLPTLPVGLSLEHGAFPGTLSLRPDTAIDVLVDIGQSVAAAGIKRLVIFNSHGGNRQIIDLAALQLRQRFGMLVIKANYFQFPPPEHLVATEEIRHGIHGGELETAMMLHLAPDSVRSELIRDFATPAETDLADFVYLAPEGTAAYAWMGQDLNPAGVVGRAGKATADQGAQLVAHFAASLADTVREAAAFNLKWLRSR from the coding sequence ATGGGCGCGCAGCCTCTCTACTGGCAGAATCTGACGACCGTGGAACTGGCGGACAAAGCCGACCGCGAGGCGGTTGCCATCCTGCCGGTTGCGGCGGTCGAGCAACACGGCCCTCACCTGCCACTGTCCACCGACCTGTCCATTGGTGAAGGCATCCTTCATGCCAGCCTTCCTCTCCTGCAAGACGTTCCCGCCCTGGTGCTGCCTACGCTGCCAGTTGGGCTGAGCCTGGAGCATGGCGCCTTTCCCGGGACCCTGTCGCTGCGACCGGATACCGCGATTGATGTGCTTGTCGATATCGGCCAGTCGGTGGCGGCCGCCGGTATCAAACGCCTGGTGATCTTCAACAGCCACGGCGGCAACCGCCAGATCATCGACCTGGCCGCGCTGCAGCTGCGTCAGCGCTTCGGCATGCTGGTGATCAAGGCCAACTACTTCCAATTCCCGCCACCGGAGCACCTGGTGGCCACGGAAGAGATCCGTCACGGCATCCATGGCGGCGAACTGGAAACCGCCATGATGCTGCACCTGGCGCCCGACAGCGTCCGCTCGGAGCTGATCCGGGATTTCGCCACGCCAGCGGAAACGGACCTCGCCGATTTCGTCTACCTCGCCCCGGAAGGCACCGCCGCCTACGCCTGGATGGGCCAGGACCTGAACCCGGCCGGCGTCGTTGGCCGCGCCGGCAAGGCCACCGCGGATCAGGGCGCCCAACTGGTGGCCCATTTCGCCGCTTCCCTCGCCGACACGGTGCGCGAGGCCGCCGCCTTCAATCTGAAATGGCTGCGATCCCGCTGA
- a CDS encoding CDP-alcohol phosphatidyltransferase family protein: MDVLRPGRLNGRIMTELLAAVALTGVVGIGLGYALHLPAVFPALATGAAGLLAIVVGHCWHRHPESHGMAGHESLGPANRVTLTRGTLICLIAAFLPLTSITPAQSWTLAWLCFVALVMDGVDGATARRTGSHSRFGARFDMELDSALMLLLCALAVSLDKAGSWVLLIGLARYLFLLAGRAQPKLQQPLPDSFRRKTICVWQLVTLLLVLLPPFPAALAAPALALSLVLLVYSFGRDVVWLLRQPDGATHSGGRSTCDP, from the coding sequence ATGGATGTATTGCGCCCTGGCCGGCTCAACGGCCGTATCATGACGGAATTGCTCGCGGCCGTCGCCCTCACCGGCGTTGTCGGCATCGGGCTGGGCTATGCGCTGCACCTTCCGGCCGTATTCCCCGCCCTGGCAACCGGCGCGGCCGGCCTGCTCGCGATCGTGGTGGGTCACTGCTGGCACCGCCACCCGGAGTCCCATGGCATGGCCGGGCATGAGTCGCTGGGGCCGGCCAATCGGGTCACCCTGACCCGTGGCACACTGATCTGCCTGATCGCGGCCTTCCTGCCATTGACGTCGATCACACCGGCGCAGTCCTGGACCCTTGCCTGGCTGTGTTTCGTGGCCCTGGTCATGGACGGCGTCGACGGTGCCACCGCGCGCCGCACCGGCAGCCACTCCCGCTTCGGCGCGCGCTTCGATATGGAGCTGGATTCAGCGCTGATGCTGTTGCTGTGCGCCCTGGCCGTATCGCTCGACAAAGCCGGTAGCTGGGTCCTGTTGATCGGCCTGGCACGCTACCTGTTCCTGCTGGCCGGCCGTGCCCAACCCAAATTACAGCAACCACTGCCGGACAGCTTCCGGCGCAAGACCATCTGTGTGTGGCAACTGGTGACGCTGCTGCTGGTGCTCCTGCCGCCTTTCCCAGCGGCGCTGGCGGCACCCGCTTTGGCGCTGTCGCTGGTGCTTCTGGTTTACTCATTCGGGCGCGATGTGGTCTGGCTGCTGCGTCAGCCGGACGGCGCCACTCACAGCGGAGGACGCTCAACATGCGATCCATGA
- a CDS encoding helix-turn-helix domain-containing protein produces the protein MKSFHRRIKALRDSRQLSIADVARLCDTDERRVQSWEEGNANHRGYPDIDELMDLCLKTETPLEALLDFEEAPDAGQMELPGLAFDSDMDLTRALDALEKEVDRLKPSEQEMELLRRFRNSTDENRRMIIQLLG, from the coding sequence ATGAAGTCTTTCCATCGTCGGATCAAGGCCCTGCGGGACTCCAGGCAGCTATCCATCGCCGACGTGGCACGCCTGTGCGATACCGACGAACGCCGGGTGCAGAGCTGGGAGGAGGGGAATGCCAACCACCGTGGCTACCCTGACATCGACGAGCTGATGGATCTGTGCCTCAAGACGGAAACCCCGCTGGAGGCGCTGCTGGATTTTGAAGAGGCGCCCGATGCCGGCCAGATGGAGCTGCCGGGGCTGGCTTTTGACAGCGACATGGATCTGACGCGGGCGCTGGATGCGCTGGAGAAGGAAGTCGACAGGCTGAAGCCGTCGGAGCAGGAGATGGAACTGCTGCGCCGGTTCCGTAACAGCACGGACGAAAACCGGCGCATGATCATTCAGCTGTTGGGCTGA
- a CDS encoding class I SAM-dependent methyltransferase: protein MAVSEHRQAGFFEVDWLSLRESVDHAARSPALTHELAGFIGDRLPAGAGYELVDLGCGTGSNLRYLVPLLPAGQRWTLIDHDASHLARADDACRSLPGIDTIRCRRAGLDRPLDSLIPRTTHIVTASALIDLVSRAWLERLVARCAECGAAVLVALSYSGTFRLTPARTDDDWILSQFNDHQCQDKGAGPALGPEAWPELVECLQAQGYAVQTAAADWQLGPEQGALQVSLLQGWAQAVAEQCPMDIDRVRRWLDQRLRDRAADRLTIEVAHRDVLGLPAAAGAEAPE, encoded by the coding sequence ATGGCGGTGTCGGAACACAGGCAGGCGGGTTTTTTCGAGGTGGACTGGCTCAGTCTGAGGGAGTCGGTCGATCACGCCGCACGTTCCCCGGCGTTGACCCATGAACTCGCCGGATTCATCGGCGACAGGCTGCCCGCCGGAGCTGGCTATGAGCTGGTGGATCTGGGCTGCGGCACCGGCTCCAACCTGCGTTACCTGGTGCCGCTCTTGCCCGCCGGTCAACGCTGGACCCTGATCGATCATGACGCCTCACATCTGGCCCGGGCAGACGACGCCTGCCGGTCGCTGCCGGGGATCGACACTATCCGGTGCCGTCGCGCCGGGCTGGACCGCCCGCTGGACAGCCTGATTCCCCGGACCACCCACATCGTGACCGCCTCGGCGCTGATCGACCTGGTTTCCCGAGCCTGGCTGGAGCGGCTCGTCGCGCGCTGCGCCGAGTGTGGCGCGGCGGTGCTGGTGGCGCTCAGTTACAGCGGCACTTTCCGGTTAACGCCGGCCCGGACCGATGACGACTGGATCCTGTCACAGTTCAATGATCACCAGTGCCAGGACAAGGGTGCCGGCCCGGCGCTGGGGCCGGAGGCCTGGCCCGAGCTGGTGGAATGCCTGCAGGCGCAGGGCTACGCGGTGCAGACCGCCGCGGCCGACTGGCAGCTGGGGCCGGAGCAGGGCGCGCTGCAGGTCTCCCTGTTACAGGGCTGGGCCCAGGCGGTCGCCGAGCAGTGCCCGATGGACATCGATCGGGTGCGGCGCTGGCTGGATCAGCGACTCAGGGACCGCGCCGCCGATCGGCTCACGATCGAAGTGGCCCACCGGGACGTGCTTGGCTTGCCGGCAGCGGCGGGCGCGGAGGCGCCGGAATGA
- a CDS encoding lysylphosphatidylglycerol synthase transmembrane domain-containing protein, translating to MRGWIGQAFASPWARWLWTLLVLIGALWVFGRSDWQVSLSQLTPAALAGALALTLVQVLVSAWRWQLTARRLGLPLDYRAAVREYYRATWINQVLPGGVLGDANRALRHGSAHGDHAQAAHAVMIERFSGQLVLILAALLAWRWMPIGQLGLSPSAVSLPGSVQAVIVGAGLALLLGLAWLARRSLRAHSLSFWRSLKAGLLVPDMLAWQLAGSTLVLASYVGVFVILAQALGLSMPPTEVVPCALILLLAMTLPVTVAGWGVREGVAGVLWLSLGYPAGEGVALGLAYGLVFLVSSLPGLVFMIPQLRPAT from the coding sequence ATGAGAGGATGGATCGGCCAGGCATTCGCTTCCCCATGGGCCCGTTGGCTGTGGACATTGCTGGTCCTGATCGGTGCCTTGTGGGTGTTCGGTCGCAGTGACTGGCAGGTGTCATTGAGCCAGTTGACGCCCGCGGCGCTGGCCGGTGCGTTGGCGTTAACCCTGGTGCAGGTGCTTGTCTCCGCCTGGCGCTGGCAGTTGACCGCGCGTCGGCTTGGTCTGCCGCTCGATTACCGGGCTGCCGTGCGCGAGTATTACCGGGCCACCTGGATTAACCAGGTGTTGCCGGGAGGCGTTCTGGGTGATGCCAACCGGGCGCTTCGCCATGGCTCGGCGCATGGGGATCATGCCCAGGCCGCCCATGCAGTGATGATCGAACGTTTTTCCGGCCAGCTGGTACTGATCCTGGCGGCGTTGCTGGCCTGGCGCTGGATGCCGATCGGGCAACTGGGGCTGAGCCCATCGGCTGTCAGCCTGCCGGGCTCGGTGCAGGCAGTGATCGTCGGCGCGGGGCTGGCGCTCCTGCTTGGCCTGGCATGGTTGGCGCGGCGGTCGTTGCGCGCCCATTCGCTGTCTTTCTGGCGCTCTTTGAAAGCCGGGCTGCTGGTGCCGGACATGCTGGCATGGCAGCTTGCCGGGTCGACGCTGGTGCTGGCCAGCTATGTCGGTGTCTTTGTCATCCTCGCCCAGGCCCTGGGGCTGTCCATGCCGCCGACCGAGGTTGTTCCCTGCGCGCTGATCCTGTTGCTGGCGATGACGCTGCCGGTCACGGTGGCCGGCTGGGGTGTCCGGGAGGGGGTGGCCGGCGTTCTCTGGCTGTCGCTGGGTTATCCGGCCGGGGAGGGCGTGGCGCTGGGCCTGGCGTATGGACTTGTGTTCCTGGTATCGAGCCTGCCGGGGCTGGTCTTCATGATCCCGCAGCTGCGGCCGGCGACCTGA
- a CDS encoding 6-pyruvoyl trahydropterin synthase family protein, which yields MFSLTVRDHLMIAHSFSGERFGPARKMHGATYVVDVTFLRDELDDDDLVVDIGLASEQLKAVVTEFNLSNLDEHKEFSGRNTTTEFMARVIFDRMAERILAGQLGPEAEGLRRMKVTLAESHVAWAGYENEL from the coding sequence ATGTTCAGCCTGACCGTCCGCGATCACCTGATGATCGCCCACAGCTTCAGCGGCGAGCGCTTCGGCCCCGCCCGGAAAATGCATGGCGCGACCTACGTCGTGGACGTAACGTTCCTCCGGGACGAACTGGATGACGACGACCTGGTGGTGGACATCGGTCTGGCCAGCGAACAGCTCAAGGCGGTGGTCACCGAGTTCAATCTCAGCAATCTCGACGAACACAAGGAATTCTCCGGCCGCAACACCACCACCGAATTCATGGCCCGGGTGATTTTCGACCGCATGGCCGAACGCATCCTGGCCGGGCAACTGGGGCCCGAAGCCGAGGGGCTGCGGCGGATGAAAGTCACGCTGGCGGAATCCCATGTCGCCTGGGCGGGGTACGAGAATGAGCTCTGA
- a CDS encoding RibD family protein — MTRPTLDAETAWTLIQSLATQTTPGPCFLPGREEPVLTVGDRGDWQLHATPADRTADDLLQCFVPLCLPTRDPVVYAQVGQSLDGRIATVTGASQFINGDGGLDHLHRLRAVADIVVVGAGTAASDRPRLTVRRVEGSNPDRAVIDPNRRVDRDQSLFDQRQASTYCLVREQAEHADEIGIPCPSDCMTPEGIIAVLRERGYRRIFIEGGSCTVSHFLEAGCLDHLHVIVAPMIIGSGIPGIQLPAIDSLDGALRPEWASFNLGSDYLFDMRLRSPAAAAGS, encoded by the coding sequence ATGACCCGACCCACGCTCGATGCCGAAACCGCCTGGACCCTGATCCAGTCGCTGGCCACACAGACCACACCCGGCCCTTGTTTCCTGCCCGGCCGGGAGGAACCGGTGCTAACGGTTGGTGATCGCGGCGACTGGCAACTGCACGCGACACCCGCCGACCGCACCGCCGACGATCTGCTGCAGTGCTTTGTCCCGCTGTGTCTTCCGACCCGGGATCCGGTGGTCTATGCCCAGGTGGGGCAGAGCCTGGACGGCCGTATCGCCACCGTCACCGGCGCGTCCCAGTTCATCAACGGCGATGGCGGGTTGGATCATCTGCACCGCTTGCGCGCGGTGGCCGATATCGTGGTGGTCGGTGCCGGTACGGCCGCAAGCGATCGGCCTCGACTGACAGTGCGACGGGTGGAAGGCAGCAATCCGGATCGGGCGGTGATCGACCCCAACCGGCGCGTGGATCGGGACCAGTCGCTGTTCGACCAGCGTCAGGCCAGCACCTACTGCCTGGTCCGCGAGCAGGCCGAGCACGCCGACGAGATCGGCATTCCCTGCCCATCGGACTGCATGACGCCGGAAGGCATTATCGCGGTGCTGCGCGAGCGGGGTTATCGGCGGATCTTCATCGAAGGGGGCAGTTGTACCGTGTCCCATTTCCTGGAAGCCGGTTGTCTCGATCACCTGCATGTGATTGTCGCGCCGATGATCATCGGCAGTGGCATTCCCGGTATCCAGTTGCCCGCCATTGATTCACTGGATGGCGCCCTGCGCCCGGAATGGGCGTCATTTAACCTGGGGAGCGATTATCTGTTCGACATGCGCCTCAGGTCGCCGGCCGCAGCTGCGGGATCATGA
- the galU gene encoding UTP--glucose-1-phosphate uridylyltransferase GalU has product MIRKCLFPVAGYGTRFLPATKAMPKEILPIVNKPLVQYGVEEASEAGIHEFGFVTGRGKRAIEDHFDISYELEHQIAGSGKENLLTSIRDLINHSSFSFTRQNEMKGLGHAIWTGRNLMGDNPFAVVLADDFCVAEPGDIGVLAQMAELYKQFRCSIVAIEEVPADETHKYGVIAGEPMKDGLYRITDMVEKPAPEDAPSNLAIIGRYILTPDIFEIIENTEPGKNGEVQITDALLEQARKGCVLAYQFRGRRFDCGSIDGFVQATNHVYENIYKNGD; this is encoded by the coding sequence ATGATCAGGAAGTGCCTCTTCCCCGTCGCAGGTTACGGTACCCGTTTCCTGCCGGCCACCAAGGCCATGCCCAAGGAAATCCTGCCCATCGTAAACAAGCCGCTTGTGCAGTACGGGGTTGAAGAAGCCTCGGAAGCCGGCATTCACGAGTTCGGTTTTGTCACCGGTCGCGGCAAGCGCGCCATCGAGGACCATTTCGACATCAGCTACGAGCTCGAGCACCAGATCGCCGGTTCCGGCAAGGAAAACCTGCTGACGTCCATCCGTGACCTGATCAACCACAGCTCCTTCTCCTTCACCCGCCAGAATGAGATGAAGGGCCTGGGCCACGCCATCTGGACCGGTCGCAATCTGATGGGCGACAACCCGTTTGCGGTGGTCCTGGCGGACGATTTCTGTGTCGCCGAACCGGGCGACATCGGCGTGCTGGCGCAGATGGCCGAACTGTACAAGCAGTTCCGCTGCTCCATCGTCGCCATCGAGGAAGTGCCCGCCGACGAGACCCACAAATACGGTGTGATCGCTGGCGAGCCCATGAAGGACGGCCTCTACCGAATCACCGACATGGTCGAGAAGCCGGCGCCGGAAGACGCACCGTCCAACCTCGCGATCATCGGCCGCTATATCCTGACTCCGGATATTTTCGAGATCATCGAGAACACCGAACCGGGCAAGAACGGCGAAGTGCAGATTACCGACGCCCTGCTGGAACAGGCGCGCAAGGGGTGCGTACTGGCCTACCAGTTCCGTGGTCGCCGCTTCGACTGTGGCAGCATTGATGGCTTCGTACAGGCCACCAACCACGTCTACGAGAATATCTACAAGAACGGCGACTGA
- a CDS encoding enoyl-CoA hydratase-related protein, with the protein MSQSQANQSIVESGLAQVELPLSEARTWDETSLQVFHETIQALLLDESVRGLVVAGEPGEAFCRGVDIGLFGSGSKVAGAGLNRAFAQAFTALRRFPGVSAAALTGEATDAGLECALCCDFRIAEPGVRLSLSPARYGLVPNAGGSQLLVRLVGEVWAKRMLLCGESVDAQTALRIGLVDAISEPGQARLLADDWVRRSFRQGPQAVRATKQLIEHARMRPLETGFAAERDWMVELQGADEQIEGIAADREGRAPSWQDDR; encoded by the coding sequence GTGAGTCAGTCACAAGCGAACCAATCGATCGTCGAAAGCGGGCTGGCGCAGGTGGAACTGCCGCTGTCCGAGGCGCGGACCTGGGATGAAACGTCCCTGCAGGTGTTCCATGAGACCATCCAGGCGCTGCTGCTGGACGAGTCGGTGCGTGGTCTGGTCGTCGCCGGTGAGCCCGGCGAGGCGTTCTGCCGGGGTGTCGACATCGGTCTGTTTGGGAGCGGCAGCAAGGTGGCCGGTGCGGGTCTGAATCGTGCCTTCGCCCAGGCCTTCACGGCATTGCGGCGTTTCCCGGGCGTTTCGGCCGCGGCGCTGACCGGTGAGGCCACGGACGCCGGGCTGGAATGTGCGCTATGCTGTGACTTCCGGATCGCCGAGCCGGGCGTTCGGTTATCCCTGTCTCCGGCGCGCTACGGCCTGGTTCCCAACGCCGGCGGCAGCCAGCTGCTGGTTCGGTTGGTGGGCGAAGTCTGGGCCAAGCGTATGCTGCTGTGCGGCGAATCGGTGGACGCGCAGACGGCGCTGCGGATCGGGCTGGTGGATGCCATCAGCGAGCCGGGCCAGGCCCGCCTGCTGGCGGACGACTGGGTACGGCGTTCGTTCCGCCAGGGACCGCAGGCGGTGCGGGCCACCAAGCAACTGATCGAGCACGCCCGGATGCGGCCGCTGGAAACCGGCTTTGCCGCCGAGCGCGATTGGATGGTGGAACTGCAGGGCGCCGACGAGCAGATCGAGGGCATAGCGGCGGATCGCGAAGGACGCGCACCGTCCTGGCAGGACGATCGTTGA
- a CDS encoding glycosyltransferase family 4 protein yields the protein MSSDLTFLVPGSPDQRTGGYTYVRCIVEGLRAAGQAVRLQGLEGEFPETDPRAQSAMDQALDALEDGTTAVIDGLALSGLPPLAERHTRRLRIVALVHHPLADEPDLDESRRQRFFDSERRALAVVSGVIVTSDFTARRLADFDVSPARLAVVVPGVHVPQRLEPRVKPDAPFEFLCVATLAPRKGQDLLVQALARCPSDAWHCTLAGSLDRYPAYVADLRRQIETLGLEDRIDLCGELDDAGLDQSYREADAFVLPSWYEGYGMVITEALAYGLPVITTSGGALAYTADNPASIKVEPGDVDALAAALSQLLDQPQRLQQLVAAAAEQRRTLPQWSDAAAQFRAALETLTQP from the coding sequence ATGAGCTCTGATCTGACGTTTCTGGTTCCCGGATCGCCCGACCAGCGTACCGGTGGCTACACCTACGTCCGGTGTATCGTCGAGGGGCTCAGGGCCGCTGGCCAAGCGGTTCGGCTGCAGGGCCTGGAGGGCGAATTTCCCGAGACCGACCCCCGCGCCCAATCCGCCATGGACCAGGCGCTGGATGCGCTGGAGGACGGGACCACCGCGGTGATCGACGGGCTGGCGCTGAGCGGACTGCCGCCGCTGGCCGAGCGCCACACCCGTCGTCTGCGGATCGTGGCGCTGGTGCATCACCCACTGGCGGATGAGCCGGACCTGGACGAAAGCCGGCGCCAGCGGTTTTTCGATTCGGAGCGGAGAGCCCTGGCGGTGGTCTCCGGCGTGATCGTCACCAGCGACTTCACGGCCCGGCGCCTCGCGGATTTTGACGTCAGCCCGGCGAGGCTGGCGGTGGTGGTGCCCGGAGTACATGTGCCGCAGCGGCTGGAGCCCCGGGTCAAGCCGGATGCGCCGTTCGAGTTTCTCTGCGTCGCCACCCTCGCGCCCCGCAAGGGTCAGGATCTGCTGGTCCAGGCGCTGGCGCGCTGCCCGTCGGACGCCTGGCACTGCACCCTGGCGGGTTCACTGGATCGTTACCCGGCCTATGTGGCGGATCTGCGCAGGCAGATTGAGACACTTGGGCTGGAGGATCGTATTGATCTGTGTGGCGAACTGGATGACGCCGGCCTCGACCAGTCGTACCGGGAAGCGGATGCCTTCGTGTTGCCATCCTGGTACGAGGGGTACGGCATGGTGATCACCGAAGCGCTGGCCTACGGGCTGCCGGTGATCACGACGTCCGGGGGCGCCCTGGCGTATACCGCGGACAACCCAGCTTCCATCAAGGTGGAACCGGGCGATGTGGATGCCCTGGCCGCCGCGCTGAGTCAGTTGCTGGATCAGCCGCAAAGGCTGCAACAGTTGGTCGCGGCGGCGGCTGAGCAACGCCGGACCCTGCCGCAGTGGTCCGATGCGGCCGCCCAGTTCCGGGCCGCCTTGGAGACTTTGACGCAACCGTAG
- a CDS encoding zinc-dependent alcohol dehydrogenase, producing MTSAACYRGEAFWIREPGQGDIRPVNIDRTGVADAGDVVVETLFSAVSRGTESLVFHGAVPESEYQRMRCPFQEGAFPFPVKYGYANVGRVIEGPDDWRNELVFCLYPHQTCFRVPGSAVQRLPRNVPPERAVLAANMETAVNALWDASPRVGDRIAVIGCGVVGSLVAWLASRIPGTRVQAIDPNPDRRDTLAALGVSWSAQADGPDDHDLVVHASGQPEGLQVALSLAGVEGRIVEMSWYGDQAVPLTLGGAFHSRRLSLVSSQVGRISGFQAPRWNHGERLALALRLLAAPELDALINSQGAFHDLPESLARVAAPDSGVLCHRVRY from the coding sequence ATGACGAGTGCGGCGTGTTACCGGGGCGAGGCCTTCTGGATACGCGAGCCGGGGCAGGGCGACATTCGACCGGTCAATATTGACCGCACTGGCGTGGCCGACGCCGGCGATGTGGTGGTCGAAACCCTGTTCAGCGCGGTCAGCCGGGGTACGGAAAGTCTGGTCTTCCACGGCGCCGTGCCGGAATCCGAGTACCAGCGTATGCGCTGCCCGTTCCAGGAGGGGGCGTTCCCGTTCCCGGTCAAATACGGCTATGCCAATGTCGGGCGGGTGATCGAAGGTCCGGACGACTGGCGCAACGAGCTGGTGTTCTGCCTGTATCCGCACCAGACGTGTTTCCGTGTTCCCGGCTCGGCGGTGCAGCGGCTGCCGCGGAATGTGCCGCCGGAGCGGGCCGTGCTGGCGGCCAATATGGAAACGGCGGTCAACGCCCTTTGGGACGCATCGCCCCGTGTCGGCGACCGGATCGCGGTGATTGGCTGCGGCGTGGTCGGTAGCCTGGTGGCCTGGCTGGCCAGCCGGATTCCCGGCACCCGGGTGCAGGCCATCGACCCCAATCCGGACCGCCGCGACACCCTGGCCGCGCTCGGTGTCAGCTGGTCCGCGCAGGCCGATGGGCCGGACGATCACGACCTGGTGGTGCATGCCAGCGGTCAGCCGGAAGGGCTGCAGGTAGCGCTGAGCCTGGCCGGTGTGGAAGGGCGCATCGTGGAAATGAGCTGGTACGGCGATCAGGCGGTTCCCCTGACGCTTGGAGGCGCCTTTCATTCCCGGCGTCTGTCGCTGGTCTCCAGCCAGGTGGGGCGCATCAGCGGGTTTCAGGCACCGCGCTGGAATCATGGCGAGCGCCTGGCACTGGCGTTACGCTTGCTCGCGGCCCCGGAGCTGGATGCCCTGATCAACTCCCAGGGCGCCTTTCACGATCTGCCGGAATCACTTGCCCGGGTGGCCGCGCCGGACTCCGGCGTGTTATGCCATCGGGTTCGCTATTAA